The Phoenix dactylifera cultivar Barhee BC4 unplaced genomic scaffold, palm_55x_up_171113_PBpolish2nd_filt_p 000776F, whole genome shotgun sequence genome includes a window with the following:
- the LOC120107149 gene encoding LRR receptor kinase SERK2-like: MGLASFKCLLLLLLSLLLHPETIWGNAELRALMEVKAALDPGGRILSTWTSDGDPCGGSFEGVACNENGKVANISLQGKGLAGSISPAVAELRYLSGLYLHYNALSGKIPREIANLNELSDLYLDVNNLSGVIPEEIGNMASLQVLQLCCNQLSGSIPTQLGLLKKINVLALQSNHLTGAIPASLGDLTQLMRLDLSFNQLFGSIPVKLAQLSQLVVFDVRNNTLSGSVPSDLKRLADGFQYGNNADLCGNGFPSLRVCTSSDLFNPNRPGAGILPQENPYSANLNVHCNNTHCSNSSKSAVAIVVAIAAVVFGGTISGLLAFSWYRRRKQKIGSPSEVSDRRLSADQTKDFYQRSVSPLISLEYSNGWDPLADGRSSVGFSQEVLQSFRFNLEEVESATQYFSDVNFLGKKSSFAATYKGILRDGTMVAVKRISKTSCKSEEAEFLKGLKILTLLRHENLVGLRGFCCSTGRGECFLVYNFVANGSLSRYLDVKGDENGRILDWPARVSIIKGIAKGIEYLHSNKTNKPSLVHQSISAEKVLIDYHFNPLLSGSGLYKLLADDVVFSTLKASAAMGYLAPEYTTVGRLTEKSDVYAFGIIVFQILTGKRTTHLRLGAESGNLEDLIDENLNGNFSKPEAAKLASIALLCTSESPNQRPTMEAILQELNSSC; the protein is encoded by the exons ATGGGTTTGGCTTCTTTCAAgtgccttctccttctcctactctctcttcttctccacccAGAGACTATCTGGGGAAATGCAGAGCTGAGAGCGCTCATGGAGGTGAAAGCGGCGTTGGACCCGGGGGGGCGGATCCTGAGTACATGGACGAGCGACGGGGACCCGTGCGGGGGAAGCTTCGAGGGCGTGGCGTGCAACGAGAACGGGAAGGTGGCCAACATCTCGCTCCAGGGGAAGGGCCTCGCCGGCTCCATCTCGCCGGCGGTGGCGGAGCTCCGGTACCTCTCTGGACTATACCTCCACTACAATGCGCTCTCCGGGAAGATACCCAGAGAGATCGCTAACCTGAACGAGCTCAGCGACCTCTACCTCGACGTCAACAACCTCTCCGGCGTTATTCCGGAGGAAATCGGCAACATGGCCAGTCTCCAAG TTCTGCAGCTTTGTTGTAACCAGTTGTCTGGGAGTATACCCACCCAACTGGGGCTTTTGAAGAAGATTAATGTTCTTGCCCTGCAGTCGAATCACTTGACTGGTGCAATCCCTGCAAGCTTAGGGGATTTAACTCAGTTGATGCGATTGGATTTAAGCTTTAACCAGCTTTTTGGTTCAATCCCTGTTAAGCTAGCTCAACTCTCCCAGTTGGTAGTGTTTGATGTTAGGAACAATACACTATCTGGCAGTGTTCCTTCTG ATTTAAAGAGATTGGCTGATGGATTTCAGTATGGGAATAATGCtgatctttgtggaaatggatTCCCTTCTCTGAGAGTTTGCACTTCTTCTGATCTCTTCAATCCCAATAGGCCTGGTGCTGGTATATTACCGCAGGAGAATCCATATTCAGCTAATCTCAACGTGCACTGCAACAATACCCACTGCTCCAACTCTTCAAAATCAGCTGTAGCAATTGTTGTTGCCATTGCTGCAGTTGTGTTTGGAGGAACAATTTCAGGCCTTTTGGCCTTTTCCTGGTATCGACGCAGGAAGCAAAAGATTGGCAGTCCATCGGAGGTCTCAGATAGAAGGCTTAGCGCCGATCAGACCAAGGACTTTTACCAAAGGAGTGTTTCTCCCCTCATCAGCCTTGAGTACTCTAATGGGTGGGATCCTTTGGCTGATGGGAGGAGCAGCGTTGGGTTCTCTCAGGAAGTGTTACAGAGCTTTAGATTCAATCTGGAGGAGGTGGAGTCTGCGACTCAATACTTCTCGGATGttaactttcttggaaaaaagaGCAGCTTTGCTGCAACTTATAAAGGGATCCTGCGAGATGGGACCATGGTTGCAGTGAAGAGAATCAGCAAGACAAGCTGTAAATCGGAAGAGGCTGAGTTCCTCAAGGGGTTAAAGATACTGACTTTGCTGAGACATGAGAATCTTGTTGGGCTGAGAGGATTTTGCTGTTCGACAGGAAGGGGAGAATGCTTCCTTGTTTACAATTTTGTTGCTAATGGAAGCTTGTCACGGTATCTGGATGTGAAGGGCGATGAAAATGGCCGAATTCTAGATTGGCCCGCAAGAGTTTCTATCATCAAAGGCATTGCCAAAG GCATTGAGTATTTGCACAGCAACAAGACAAACAAGCCCTCTCTGGTTCACCAAAGCATATCGGCGGAGAAAGTCCTTATCGACTATCATTTTAATCCTTTGCTCTCTGGCTCCGGCCTGTACAAGCTTTTGGCCGATGATGTTGTCTTTTCGACCCTCAAAGCCAGTGCTGCCATGGGTTACTTGGCCCCTGAATACACTACTGTTGGCCGGCTTACCGAGAAGAGTGATGTGTATGCCTTTGGCATCATTgtgtttcagattttaacagGGAAGAGGACCACTCACTTACGGCTGGGAGCCGAGTCTGGAAATCTTGAAGACCTTATTGATGAGAATCTAAATGGCAACTTCTCCAAGCCAGAGGCAGCTAAATTGGCAAGCATTGCTTTACTTTGCACGAGTGAATCTCCAAACCAGAGGCCAACAATGGAGGCCATCCTTCAAGAGTTGAATAGCAGCTGCTGA